GCCTCGGGGTCGATCCCCCATAAAAAACACAACCTTCCTGTCCTGCTTGGTTTCATATTCGCTTATGGACGCCGAAAAGTAAATCGCTTTGGAGGACATTTTCATAATCATGTTGTGCCCCGCCAGGGGCATGGGGGTTTAAGCCTTTATGTTTTGCGAGGGCGTTCTCGGTTCATGCTTTAGCTTCCCCTGCACCATACGGACGATGCGGGTAACCGTGTTGCGCGGGAGAAACCGGACCGAGAACGCCATCAGTTTGTTTTTTAGCCCGGGAATCACAACCGTCTTGTTTTGCATCAACCCGACATAGCCGATGTTCGCCACCGTTTCGGAATCCATGGTTCCGCTTTTGAACAGTTTGGACTGCTCCAGCCCCGCCCGTTTTTCAAACCCGGTGCTGGTGGGGCCGGGGCAGAGGGCGGTGACGCTGACGCCGGTACCCTGCAACTCATTCGCCAGTGCCTCCGAAAAGGACAGGACATAGGCTTTCGTCGCATAATACACGGCCATTAGCGGCCCAGGCTGAAAGGCTGCCATGGAAGCCACGTTCAGAATTTTTCCTTCCCCCCGTTCCATCATCGCCGGCAGGAACAATTTGGTGAGCTGCGTCAAAGCTGCGATATTGAGCTGGATCATCTCCCATTCGGCCTGCCCGTCGGTTTCGCTGAAAAAGCCGTACAGACCGAAGCCGGCATTGTTGACAAGCACGTTCACCCGGATGGACTCTTTTTGCAGTTCTTCATAAATTTCAACCGGTGAAGCGGGCAGCGCCAAATCTTTGACAATCACTTTCACGGATATCCCGAACTGCTCTTGCAATTCTTTTGTCAACCGGGACAAAACCGACTCGCTTCTTGCCACCAGGACAAGATCATATCCGTCTCTCGCGAACAGCTTGGTCAAATCTCGGCCGATTCCACTGGATGCTCCTGTAATCAGTGCTGTTTTCCCCATTTTTTCTCCTCCGTTTCGCACGATTTCCCAATTTGGTTTGTTGGTTTAAACATTTAAACGTTAAGGGCAAAAACAGGTCTTCGACCGGATCGCAACCTATAGGCAGGTTTCCTCGGCGGCTTTGATCAGTTCTTTCAGCAGTTGCAGCGCATCTTCCAATTGCAAGGAGTAATAGTTTTCCGTTCCCTTCCGGGTAACGGACACCAGCCCCGCTTCCCGCAAAATTTTCAGATGATGCGAGATGGCGGGTCTTGACAAAGGCAGCTGCTCTGCAATCTGATTGACGTTAAGATTCTCATGATCGGCCAGCAGAAGGATGATTTCCTGCCGCATCGAATCACCCAGCGCATGAAACAGCGGGTTGCATTTTCGAAATAGCATCAGCACGTCCTGGTGGTTTGCGGTGGAATCTGACATCTCTTCGCCCCGTTTTGTTTTTTCGTTTAAACGTTTAAACTAATCGCCTTCATATTACAACGGTACGATCGTTTTTGTCAAGACAAATGACGCAAACAACAAACCGCCGCCCGGTCCGAACGGCGATTTTCTTTTAGTATTCCAGCTTTTTGGCATACTCCCACATCGACTCGCCGACCAGCGACCGGGCGAGAACGATCGCCTCCCGCAGATGAACCAATTGCTGCTCCTGCCACCGCTTCGCGGTGCGCACCCATTGTTCGGCCGTCCTCGTGGTGGCCGACCGCAACATGCGATCCATGGCTCTTCCCGTTTCCACATCATGCTCTTCCGCCTCGAGCATGCAGCGAATCATGATTCCCATTACATCCGGGTGCCGTTCACCCGCCAGTATCCGGCGGAGGCATCCAATCGCCGTCGTCCGGTGGTAACTGCTTTCATAGTTGTGTTTGTCCACGTCCCGCAAACCGGGAAGCGCTTTCGTTTCCGGGTTCAGTTCCATTTGCGTCGACAGCGAGCATTGCACCTCCAGCGCATACAGACTGTTTTGCAGGTGTGCCAGCACCTGACGATTTGCCATTCCCATCCGCCCCTCCCCTGTTTTTCCGCTACAACCTATGCCCAGAGCGGAAAGAATGACACCGCGCCCGCTTGTCTCCGCTTGCCATTTTTTCGTGAATCGGAATGGAGCTCCACTCTTCAATTGACAGATACGAACATACGTGCGACAATGAATATAAAATGGGTGTGCGCGGAGGTGGAACCCATGGACTATGAAAGCAAGAAAAAGCCGCTTTCAGTCAAGGAGTCAGGGTGGACTGTCGAGGAGTACCTGAAGCTTCCGGAAGACGGTAACCAGTATGAAATTGTCGGCGGGAGACTGGAACTGAAACCGTCCCCCACAACCACCCACCAGCGGATCAGCCAGCAGTTGGAGCGTACGCTGATCGATTCGTGCGAACAGGAGTACATTATTCTTCATGCGCCTGTCGACGTGATCCTGTCTGATACGGAGACCCGGCAGCCTGACATCCTGCTGGTTCACAGAAGCCGGAAATCGATCGTTCAGGAGCACGGGGTGGTCGGTCCGCCCGATCTGGTGATCGAGATCCTTTCGCCGAACAGCGCGAAACGGGATCGGGTCATGAAGAAGGAATCGTATGCGCGATTTGGCATACCTGAATACTGGATTGTCGATCCTCCCCATCTGACGATCGAACTGTATGTACCGGAGCGTCCCGGTGAGCCGTATGTTTTGGCGAATGTGTTCGGGGCGGAAGACACAGTCCGGTCGGAACGCGTTCCCTGTGTGTCGTTTGTGGTCAGCGAGGGGCTGAAGATTGTGTAAAGCTGGATACAGACGCACACGCCCCCTGTTCGGCACAGGGGACGTGGTGTTGTCTCTCACATATCAAACTCCGCTTCCCTGCGCCTGATTTCCTCCTGCGAAGTGGCAAGCGCCGCTTGCGGTCCCGCAAAATGCCGCTTGTAATAACCGAAATCCATCACCAGCAGCAAGACAAACATGCCGATCAGCGCATACAGCGCATTTTCGTTCGGGGGAATCACCATGATGACGGAGATAAATACAATCCACAGCAGGCTGATGGCGTTAACCGGCTTGCTCCAGCTTCCGAGATTCCAAGGTCCGTAATGTTTTGGCAAAAATACGCCTTTCGCTTCCGCCCGCAACTTCAGAAAAATGGGGATTCCATACGATACGTACAGACCCACCACACTGACCGCGGTCAGAAACGCAAGCGTGGTGTAGCTTGTATCGGGGTTGACCGATTTTACAATATAATCGAACAACGCCAGCGCAAACGACAATACCACTGCCAGCCAAATCGCCTTCGCGGGAGTGCGGTATTTGCGGCTGATTTGCGCCCAGTGAGAGCTCCCGGGCATCCCTTTGTCGCGGGAAAAAGCGTACATCATGCGGGAGAACGAAGTCACCGACGAAAGCCCGCAGAACCACATCGCCAGCGTCACCAACCACAGCACCACGTTGCCGAATGTGCCACCCAGCGCTTGACTGATAACGTAAATAAACGCGTTGCTGGCACCGCTGGCTGCCGCCGCATCCTGTATCGACAGGGTGACAACGGCCAGCATGATGAACCCGAACACGAACGAAAACGCGACGGACGTAAAGATTCCCCACGCGGCACGCACCCGCGGGTTGACCGTTTCCTCGATCGTGTGGGCCGAAGCGTCATAGCCCGTGAACGTCCACTGCGCTTGCAGCAGTCCGATCAGAAACGCCAGGGCATACGGTTTGTCGGAGAATGTCTGCCCCAGTTGGAACAGATACTCGATCGGCTGCAGGCTGTTTTTTGTAAAAAACGCCAGGCTGATGACGAGAACAGCCACCACCGCGATATGATACCAGGCGGAAAAATCGTTCAGCCGCGCGACCATCCGAATCCCGACATGGTTCAAAATGCCGTGCAGCAGGAGAATGATGCCAAATACGAGCAGCGTCGTCGTTTCGGTCGAACTGTAGCCGAACGCTCCCGCCAGCAGCGGATCGGCAAACAGAGCGCATGAATAGTCAATCCCGGCGACGATCCCAATCTGGCCGATCAAGTTGATCCAGGCCGTATACCAGCCCCACCTTTGGTTGCCGAGAATCGCCGCCCAGTGATAGAGCGCTCCGGCAGTCGGAATCGCCGATGCCAGTTCCGCCATCGAGGTGGCGATCAACAGGACAAACAGCGCCACCAGCGTCCAGCCGAAGCCCATTATGCCCGGTCCTCCGTAGGTGAGACCGTGACCGTAAAGAGACACCGCCCCGGTTAAAATCGAGATGATCGAAAACGAGATCGCAAAATTGGAGAATCCCCCCATGTCGCGCAGCAGTTCCTGCGCGTAGCCAAATTGATGCAGGTGCTTCTTGTCTTCCAACGCCTGTTTCCGCTTATCCATCGGTATGCCTCCCTTCTGATTCCGATGTTTGCCCCTTCACTTCGGTTGGGCCCGGGAGCCAAGAAAGCTCTCATGCTGCGACTCATCAAATGTGCGCACACTTTCGTTCGCCCTCCGGCCAATCGCCACCGCCACCGCGAGCGTCACCAATACAAGCAAAATCCCCAGCGCCGTCATCCCCGTCCCACCTCCATCAAAAATAGTTGCACGTGATGCCCCCGTCCACGTTCAGAATCGCCCCGTTCGTCCAATCTGACTCGTCGGACGCCAGGTAAATCGCGCAATGCACGATGTCTTCCGGTCTGCCGAATCGCCCGCTCGGTTGCCGGCTCAAGCGGATGCGCTTCGCCTCTTCGTCTTTCACCAGCCAATCGAGCAACAAAGGGGTCTCGATCGGGCCGGGACAGATCGCGTTGCTGCGAATTCCGTGCGGCCGGAACTGGATCGCCAGCGAGCGGGTGAGCGACACGACCGCACCTTTCGATGCGGT
The DNA window shown above is from Effusibacillus pohliae DSM 22757 and carries:
- a CDS encoding SDR family NAD(P)-dependent oxidoreductase, translated to MGKTALITGASSGIGRDLTKLFARDGYDLVLVARSESVLSRLTKELQEQFGISVKVIVKDLALPASPVEIYEELQKESIRVNVLVNNAGFGLYGFFSETDGQAEWEMIQLNIAALTQLTKLFLPAMMERGEGKILNVASMAAFQPGPLMAVYYATKAYVLSFSEALANELQGTGVSVTALCPGPTSTGFEKRAGLEQSKLFKSGTMDSETVANIGYVGLMQNKTVVIPGLKNKLMAFSVRFLPRNTVTRIVRMVQGKLKHEPRTPSQNIKA
- a CDS encoding amino acid permease — its product is MDKRKQALEDKKHLHQFGYAQELLRDMGGFSNFAISFSIISILTGAVSLYGHGLTYGGPGIMGFGWTLVALFVLLIATSMAELASAIPTAGALYHWAAILGNQRWGWYTAWINLIGQIGIVAGIDYSCALFADPLLAGAFGYSSTETTTLLVFGIILLLHGILNHVGIRMVARLNDFSAWYHIAVVAVLVISLAFFTKNSLQPIEYLFQLGQTFSDKPYALAFLIGLLQAQWTFTGYDASAHTIEETVNPRVRAAWGIFTSVAFSFVFGFIMLAVVTLSIQDAAAASGASNAFIYVISQALGGTFGNVVLWLVTLAMWFCGLSSVTSFSRMMYAFSRDKGMPGSSHWAQISRKYRTPAKAIWLAVVLSFALALFDYIVKSVNPDTSYTTLAFLTAVSVVGLYVSYGIPIFLKLRAEAKGVFLPKHYGPWNLGSWSKPVNAISLLWIVFISVIMVIPPNENALYALIGMFVLLLVMDFGYYKRHFAGPQAALATSQEEIRRREAEFDM
- a CDS encoding Uma2 family endonuclease, producing the protein MDYESKKKPLSVKESGWTVEEYLKLPEDGNQYEIVGGRLELKPSPTTTHQRISQQLERTLIDSCEQEYIILHAPVDVILSDTETRQPDILLVHRSRKSIVQEHGVVGPPDLVIEILSPNSAKRDRVMKKESYARFGIPEYWIVDPPHLTIELYVPERPGEPYVLANVFGAEDTVRSERVPCVSFVVSEGLKIV
- a CDS encoding ArsR/SmtB family transcription factor: MSDSTANHQDVLMLFRKCNPLFHALGDSMRQEIILLLADHENLNVNQIAEQLPLSRPAISHHLKILREAGLVSVTRKGTENYYSLQLEDALQLLKELIKAAEETCL